From bacterium, one genomic window encodes:
- the gmhA gene encoding D-sedoheptulose 7-phosphate isomerase, whose amino-acid sequence MPEIKQIITRSIEAKSLLLSNDTLIKTIEDVVTTLVQTFRIDGKVLFCGNGGSAADAQHLAAELSGRFYLDRKPLFAEALHTNSSHVTAVANDYGYDEVFSRLVTAMGRKGDVLIAISTSGNSQNIIKAIETAKKAEMLTVGFTGEKGGKMKDMCTYLVNVPSNDTPRIQECHILVGHIICELVEKKLFQK is encoded by the coding sequence ATGCCTGAAATCAAACAAATTATCACCCGTTCGATCGAAGCAAAATCCCTTTTGCTTTCAAACGACACTTTGATAAAGACGATTGAAGACGTCGTCACAACCCTAGTCCAGACATTTAGGATTGACGGCAAAGTTCTCTTCTGCGGGAATGGCGGCAGCGCGGCGGACGCGCAACATTTGGCGGCAGAATTGTCGGGCCGATTCTATCTTGACCGGAAACCCCTTTTTGCTGAAGCGCTGCATACGAATTCTTCCCACGTGACGGCAGTTGCCAATGATTATGGTTATGATGAGGTCTTTTCGAGACTCGTCACCGCGATGGGCAGGAAAGGCGATGTATTGATCGCCATTTCTACATCCGGCAATTCACAGAACATTATTAAAGCGATAGAAACGGCAAAAAAAGCAGAGATGCTAACAGTCGGGTTTACCGGAGAAAAAGGCGGAAAAATGAAGGATATGTGTACGTATTTGGTTAATGTGCCGTCCAATGACACGCCAAGAATTCAGGAATGTCATATCCTGGTCGGACATATTATTTGCGAGTTGGTTGAGAAGAAATTATTTCAAAAATAA